Proteins encoded in a region of the Wolbachia endosymbiont (group A) of Anomoia purmunda genome:
- a CDS encoding phage tail assembly protein produces MQTITLNNPITVDGISVSELTVRRPKVRDYLAIERLNGSDLSKEVTLTANLTSVAKEAIEELDIADYVKVQEVLKDFFSPVIQRT; encoded by the coding sequence ATGCAAACTATAACACTAAACAACCCAATAACAGTTGATGGTATTTCTGTCTCAGAACTTACCGTTAGACGTCCAAAAGTTAGAGATTATCTAGCTATTGAGAGACTTAATGGTAGTGATCTAAGTAAGGAAGTAACTTTGACTGCCAATTTGACATCAGTTGCAAAAGAAGCGATTGAAGAGTTAGATATTGCTGATTATGTGAAAGTGCAAGAGGTATTAAAGGATTTTTTTTCACCAGTTATTCAAAGGACTTGA
- a CDS encoding phage major tail tube protein encodes MLPKILRNFNVFVDGRGYAGKIDEITLPKLTIKTEEYRAGGMDIPINIDMGMEKLEADFTFSEYDTELFRLFGLINGNSVSLTLRGGMQGSGSNDIEAVIINLRGIFKEFDFGNWKPAEKATLKCTVAAHYYKLTIGGNELIEIDAENMIRKINGVDQMALLQTVLGI; translated from the coding sequence GTGTTACCGAAAATACTGAGAAATTTTAACGTATTTGTTGATGGCCGGGGTTATGCAGGAAAAATAGATGAAATAACCTTGCCGAAGCTTACCATAAAAACCGAAGAGTACAGAGCTGGTGGTATGGATATTCCAATAAATATTGATATGGGCATGGAAAAGCTTGAAGCAGATTTCACTTTTTCTGAATACGATACAGAACTCTTTAGGCTATTTGGTCTAATAAATGGGAATTCAGTTTCTTTGACACTCAGAGGTGGAATGCAAGGGAGTGGTAGTAATGATATTGAAGCAGTAATAATCAATTTAAGAGGCATTTTTAAAGAGTTTGATTTTGGTAACTGGAAACCTGCTGAAAAAGCAACGCTGAAGTGTACTGTAGCTGCTCATTACTATAAACTTACTATAGGTGGTAATGAGTTAATAGAAATCGATGCTGAAAATATGATTAGAAAGATAAATGGTGTTGATCAGATGGCACTACTTCAAACGGTGCTTGGAATATGA
- a CDS encoding phage tail sheath subtilisin-like domain-containing protein, protein MPEEFLHGVKVIEVTSGARLVRTAKSSVIGVIGTAPEADEQKFPLNKPVLIAGSLKEAAKLGKSGSLPSAVNGIFSQIGATVVVIRVKESENSDSKLKESETIQNIIGGVDKETGEYQGIEAFLSSESIVHVLPRILIAPQFTHQLPESENPKNPVVAALIGVAEKLRAIIVADGPNTNDEEAIKWRKSVGSSRVYVVDPWVKVFIEGKEEILPSSPFVAGLIAKLDSEQGFWHSPSNKEINGIVGTSRPIDFSLGYANCRANHLNENEVTTIIHQNGYRLWGNRTCSNDSKWAFLSVRRTADLINDSLLRAHLWAVDRNITKTYIDDVIEGVNSYLANLKVQGAIISGKCYATPELNTPTNIASGKVYFDFEFTLPYPAEQITFKSHLVNNSVIS, encoded by the coding sequence ATGCCAGAAGAATTTTTACACGGAGTAAAGGTTATTGAGGTAACTTCAGGAGCAAGATTAGTACGTACAGCTAAATCATCAGTGATAGGTGTAATTGGTACTGCCCCTGAAGCTGATGAGCAAAAATTTCCACTGAATAAACCAGTACTGATAGCAGGAAGCTTAAAGGAAGCAGCAAAGCTTGGAAAGAGTGGAAGTTTACCTTCTGCAGTAAATGGAATATTTTCCCAAATTGGGGCAACAGTAGTAGTTATTAGAGTTAAAGAAAGTGAAAACAGCGATTCAAAGCTCAAAGAAAGTGAAACTATTCAAAATATAATTGGCGGTGTTGATAAAGAAACCGGAGAATATCAGGGAATCGAGGCATTTCTCAGCAGTGAAAGTATAGTTCATGTGCTACCTAGAATACTAATTGCACCTCAGTTTACTCATCAATTGCCTGAATCTGAAAATCCTAAAAACCCAGTAGTAGCAGCTTTGATAGGAGTAGCAGAAAAGCTAAGGGCAATAATAGTTGCAGATGGACCAAATACCAATGATGAAGAAGCCATAAAATGGAGAAAAAGTGTAGGTAGCTCAAGAGTTTACGTTGTTGACCCATGGGTTAAGGTGTTTATTGAAGGAAAAGAAGAAATTTTGCCGTCTAGCCCATTTGTAGCTGGTTTAATAGCGAAACTAGATAGCGAACAAGGATTTTGGCATTCACCTTCAAATAAAGAAATAAACGGTATTGTTGGCACAAGCAGGCCTATTGATTTTAGCTTAGGTTATGCAAATTGCAGAGCAAACCACTTAAATGAAAATGAAGTAACAACGATAATTCATCAAAACGGCTATAGGCTTTGGGGAAATAGAACATGTTCAAATGACTCAAAATGGGCTTTTCTGTCAGTGAGAAGGACTGCAGATTTAATCAATGATAGTCTACTTCGAGCTCATTTATGGGCAGTTGATCGCAATATCACCAAAACTTATATAGATGATGTGATTGAGGGGGTGAATTCTTATTTGGCCAATTTAAAAGTACAAGGAGCGATTATTAGCGGAAAATGTTATGCAACTCCAGAGCTCAATACACCAACAAATATTGCAAGCGGGAAAGTATATTTTGATTTCGAATTTACACTACCATATCCGGCTGAGCAAATAACATTCAAATCTCATCTCGTAAATAATAGTGTAATAAGTTAG